The proteins below come from a single bacterium genomic window:
- a CDS encoding M48 family metalloprotease: MLHIRRFTIVAVVAVFAIAGAFPVAGPMPAANAALFSVSEQQEIQIGREVERQLAQKPGFVDDPGLTRYLSDIGHRLAAVSERPNLPWTYHILRDDSVNAIAAPGGFIFATRGLFGFVKSQDELGFVIGHETTHVAHRHAVDLAQRDMEVQFGAAILTQLVFGGNYSAYILSQVGRQMIDAKFSRDKEFEADHYGVIFARKAGFDPTQSLAFFDRLRKQEKTQPGLTHAFENHPDTPARIAAVCTELGGMGYHVACPVAPAAAGPVTPRPAAPAPGFPPANSTAAPSPANPSLDDNR; encoded by the coding sequence ATGTTGCACATCCGACGGTTTACCATCGTTGCGGTCGTAGCGGTGTTCGCGATCGCGGGCGCGTTCCCGGTGGCCGGCCCGATGCCGGCCGCCAACGCGGCGCTCTTCAGTGTGAGCGAGCAACAGGAGATCCAAATCGGCCGCGAGGTCGAGCGCCAGCTGGCGCAGAAGCCGGGGTTCGTCGACGATCCGGGCCTGACCCGGTACCTCAGCGACATCGGCCACCGCCTGGCGGCCGTGTCCGAGCGCCCGAATCTGCCCTGGACCTACCACATTTTGCGGGACGACAGCGTCAACGCCATCGCCGCGCCGGGTGGCTTCATTTTTGCGACCCGCGGACTGTTCGGGTTCGTCAAGTCGCAAGACGAGCTCGGCTTTGTCATCGGCCACGAGACGACCCACGTCGCCCATCGCCATGCCGTCGACCTCGCCCAGCGCGACATGGAAGTGCAGTTCGGCGCGGCGATTCTCACGCAGCTCGTGTTCGGCGGCAATTACTCGGCCTACATCCTGAGCCAGGTCGGCCGCCAGATGATCGACGCGAAGTTCTCGCGCGACAAGGAATTCGAGGCCGATCATTACGGCGTCATCTTCGCGCGAAAGGCCGGATTCGATCCGACACAATCGCTCGCGTTCTTCGACCGCCTGCGGAAACAGGAAAAGACCCAGCCGGGACTGACGCACGCTTTTGAAAATCACCCCGACACGCCGGCCCGCATCGCGGCGGTGTGCACCGAACTTGGCGGGATGGGGTATCACGTCGCCTGCCCGGTTGCGCCGGCCGCGGCCGGGCCGGTCACGCCACGTCCCGCCGCGCCGGCGCCGGGATTCCCGCCGGCGAACTCGACGGCGGCGCCGTCGCCCGCCAACCCGAGCCTGGACGATAATCGGTAG
- a CDS encoding 2-oxoacid:acceptor oxidoreductase subunit alpha, whose protein sequence is MAKFVNDLSIRLAGEAGQGVESGGAGFAQALSHGGLWLHTYPEYMSRIRGGLNFFQIRVAEQPLWSHHEGVHVLLAFSPEAITDYGPHVVRGGALLFDEGLKVDTEAVARGGAQPFSMPLSKVAQEVGGNKIMANTCGLGALAGIVEYPFEFIADVIKKNFKRKGDAVVEGNLKVAQEGYRLASERYAKSFDWKIKPLAERPDRMLINGNQALAVGSIAAGCRFISGYPMTPASSVLEFMASHARKYDIVVKQTEDEIAAICFAIGAGNVGARSMTATSGGGFALMTEALGLAGMAEVPVVIVEAQRPGPSTGMPTKTEQGDLLFALFAGQGEFPRIVLAPGTQEECFQAAARAFNLAEKWQCPVIVMTEFYLTNSMRTLPSSEFPIERVTIDRGEVLTAEQLERLGEPYLRYKDTPSGVSPRAFAGHPKALQQTCSDEHDEYGHFEDEDAANRLRMAGKRMRKFHNIVEDLRAPAIYGPERAEITLMGWGAAYGAMREAVDLLNAQGRRANLLHFVDIWPFPEAKATPLIEAARQLVAVEGNQTGQFAQLVRAMTGRRADRMILRWDGRPLSAEYILAKLEEAKVHA, encoded by the coding sequence GTGGCTAAGTTCGTCAACGATCTGTCGATCCGGCTCGCCGGGGAGGCCGGCCAGGGCGTCGAATCCGGGGGGGCCGGGTTCGCCCAGGCCCTCAGTCACGGCGGGCTGTGGCTGCATACGTATCCGGAGTACATGTCCCGCATCCGCGGCGGCCTGAACTTCTTCCAGATCCGCGTCGCCGAGCAGCCCCTCTGGAGCCATCACGAGGGCGTCCACGTCCTCCTGGCGTTCAGCCCCGAAGCGATCACCGACTACGGGCCGCACGTCGTCCGCGGCGGCGCGCTGCTGTTCGACGAGGGCCTGAAGGTCGACACGGAGGCGGTCGCCCGAGGCGGGGCGCAGCCGTTCAGCATGCCGCTCTCCAAGGTCGCGCAGGAGGTCGGCGGGAACAAGATCATGGCCAACACCTGCGGCCTGGGAGCGCTCGCCGGCATCGTCGAGTACCCGTTCGAGTTCATCGCCGACGTGATCAAGAAAAACTTCAAGCGCAAGGGCGACGCGGTCGTCGAGGGCAACCTCAAGGTCGCCCAGGAAGGGTACCGGCTCGCGAGCGAGCGGTACGCCAAGTCCTTCGACTGGAAGATCAAACCGCTGGCCGAGCGTCCGGACCGGATGTTGATCAACGGCAACCAGGCGCTGGCTGTCGGCAGCATCGCCGCCGGCTGCCGGTTCATCTCCGGCTATCCGATGACGCCGGCAAGCTCGGTGCTCGAGTTCATGGCGTCGCACGCACGCAAGTACGACATCGTCGTGAAGCAGACCGAGGACGAGATCGCGGCGATCTGCTTCGCGATCGGGGCCGGCAACGTCGGCGCACGGTCCATGACCGCGACGAGCGGCGGCGGGTTCGCGCTCATGACGGAGGCGCTCGGGCTCGCCGGCATGGCGGAAGTCCCGGTGGTGATCGTGGAGGCGCAGCGGCCCGGCCCGTCGACCGGCATGCCGACCAAGACCGAGCAGGGGGACCTCCTGTTCGCGCTGTTCGCCGGCCAGGGCGAGTTCCCGCGGATCGTGCTCGCGCCCGGCACGCAGGAAGAATGCTTCCAGGCCGCGGCGCGGGCGTTCAACCTGGCGGAGAAGTGGCAGTGCCCCGTGATCGTGATGACGGAATTCTACCTGACCAACTCCATGCGCACGCTGCCCTCGTCGGAGTTCCCAATCGAACGCGTGACCATCGACCGCGGCGAGGTCCTCACGGCGGAGCAGCTGGAGCGGCTCGGCGAGCCGTACCTGCGCTACAAGGACACGCCGAGCGGGGTGTCGCCGCGCGCGTTCGCCGGGCATCCCAAGGCGCTGCAGCAGACGTGCAGCGACGAGCACGACGAGTACGGCCACTTCGAGGACGAGGACGCGGCCAACCGGCTCCGGATGGCCGGCAAGCGCATGCGCAAATTCCACAACATCGTCGAGGACCTGCGGGCGCCGGCGATCTACGGGCCGGAGCGGGCGGAGATTACACTGATGGGATGGGGCGCCGCCTACGGCGCGATGCGCGAAGCGGTCGACCTGCTCAACGCGCAGGGCCGGCGCGCGAACCTGCTGCACTTCGTCGACATCTGGCCGTTCCCGGAGGCCAAGGCGACGCCGCTGATCGAGGCGGCGCGCCAGCTCGTCGCAGTGGAAGGCAACCAGACCGGGCAGTTCGCGCAGCTCGTCCGGGCCATGACCGGCCGCCGCGCCGACCGGATGATCCTGCGCTGGGACGGCCGGCCGCTGTCGGCGGAGTACATTCTGGCGAAGCTCGAGGAGGCCAAAGTCCATGCTTGA
- a CDS encoding LptA/OstA family protein, producing the protein MRGRRIEATLGVSMRRPRVRIRRGGAVAACAAVLLGVAGWAVLPPGAPAARPAEAAAVFPALQGPLNVSADEVAVDNAGTALTARGHVRLTYAAGVATANFLRLRRADRTAELTGNVTITDPKGRATGDDITVVFTAGNQISRIAMDGGAGAETQDYALQADHILADRAVGRLTANGHVTLFTAPDLIVNGDKAVYNQGAHYGIVSGHVSASNRAGRMLGQWVEFFQRKQQAVVHGPVTAEVYGATITGAVAHLDFVKSSAVFTGHVLVTRRQGTLTADRVTILYAVRRLIAEGTTHAHFTDLEGGGAP; encoded by the coding sequence ATGCGTGGCCGGCGCATTGAAGCGACGCTCGGCGTGTCCATGCGGCGTCCACGCGTTCGCATCCGGCGGGGCGGCGCCGTCGCCGCGTGCGCGGCCGTCCTGCTCGGGGTAGCCGGCTGGGCCGTGTTGCCGCCCGGTGCGCCGGCCGCCCGGCCTGCCGAAGCGGCGGCGGTATTCCCCGCGCTCCAGGGGCCGCTCAACGTGAGCGCCGACGAGGTCGCCGTCGACAATGCCGGGACCGCACTGACCGCCCGCGGGCACGTGCGCCTCACGTACGCCGCGGGGGTGGCCACCGCGAACTTCCTGCGCCTCCGGCGCGCTGATCGGACCGCGGAGCTCACCGGCAACGTCACGATCACCGACCCGAAGGGCCGCGCCACCGGCGACGACATCACCGTCGTCTTCACCGCGGGCAACCAGATCAGCCGGATCGCGATGGACGGCGGCGCGGGGGCCGAAACCCAGGACTACGCGCTTCAGGCCGACCACATTCTGGCCGACCGCGCCGTGGGCCGGTTGACGGCGAACGGCCACGTCACGCTGTTTACGGCGCCGGACCTGATCGTCAACGGCGACAAGGCGGTCTACAACCAAGGCGCGCACTACGGCATCGTGAGCGGCCACGTCAGCGCGTCGAACCGCGCGGGGCGGATGCTCGGCCAGTGGGTCGAGTTCTTCCAGCGAAAGCAGCAGGCGGTCGTTCACGGGCCCGTCACCGCCGAGGTCTACGGCGCGACGATCACCGGGGCGGTGGCGCACCTTGACTTTGTCAAATCGAGCGCCGTCTTCACCGGCCATGTCCTCGTGACGCGCCGCCAGGGCACCCTGACCGCGGATCGGGTGACGATTCTCTACGCCGTGCGCCGGCTCATCGCCGAGGGCACCACCCACGCCCATTTCACCGACCTCGAGGGCGGCGGCGCTCCTTAA
- a CDS encoding molybdenum cofactor biosynthesis protein MoaE gives MNLKVRLFASYREAVGASQVDVPVGDDADGAALWSALVARYPALGTLPPPAGYAVDDEYVGGNRSLKGAGEVALIPPVSGGAESATDRERATVERSTAVDLTERPISTDRMLSAVADSRAGAVVLFLGVVRDNAHGRRVDHLIYEAYEALARREMENIAATIAERWPVTRVALAHRTGRLGVGEPSVAVAVSAPHRAAAFEAGRYAIDTLKRTVPIWKKEVWEGGAAWVGSERPNR, from the coding sequence GTGAACCTCAAAGTGCGGCTATTCGCCTCGTATCGCGAGGCCGTCGGAGCGTCGCAGGTCGACGTTCCCGTCGGCGACGACGCCGACGGCGCGGCGTTGTGGAGCGCCCTCGTCGCCCGCTATCCGGCGCTCGGGACGTTGCCGCCGCCGGCCGGGTACGCCGTCGACGACGAATACGTCGGCGGCAACCGCTCCTTGAAGGGAGCGGGCGAAGTGGCGTTGATCCCCCCGGTCAGCGGCGGCGCCGAATCCGCGACCGACCGGGAGCGTGCTACGGTCGAACGTTCGACGGCCGTCGACCTCACGGAGCGGCCGATCTCGACGGACCGCATGCTCAGCGCCGTGGCCGACTCGCGGGCCGGCGCGGTCGTGCTGTTCCTCGGCGTCGTGCGGGACAACGCGCACGGCCGCCGCGTGGACCACCTGATCTACGAGGCGTATGAGGCGCTCGCGCGCCGCGAGATGGAGAACATTGCGGCGACGATCGCGGAACGCTGGCCGGTGACGCGCGTCGCCCTGGCGCACCGAACCGGCCGCCTCGGAGTCGGCGAGCCGAGCGTCGCGGTCGCCGTCTCCGCGCCCCACCGCGCGGCGGCGTTCGAGGCCGGCCGGTACGCCATCGATACGTTGAAGCGCACGGTCCCAATTTGGAAAAAAGAAGTGTGGGAAGGCGGCGCGGCCTGGGTCGGAAGCGAACGGCCGAACCGCTAG
- a CDS encoding SIS domain-containing protein, whose product MSRSRPRPRGAGRRPIAVDIQAVVPAAAARAAMDDHVFRLRAALAAVDTSRVIAAAERLRQVARAGGLVLIAGNGGSAANASHMAVDLGKSSLGRPPRPGAVRMRTVALSDAAGTLTAWANDDAYERAFAQQVTTLARPGDAVVLLSVSGRSPNIVAAAHAARTAGAAVVALLGGDGGTVRALADHPIVIPSDDYQVVEDAHLAVNHMLTSYLLMAAGARLPRLSLGAPASLPPVRPRAARRRRRR is encoded by the coding sequence GGAGTAGACCGCGCCCGCGCGGCGCCGGCCGCCGTCCGATCGCCGTCGACATCCAGGCGGTGGTGCCGGCCGCCGCCGCGCGGGCGGCGATGGATGATCACGTCTTTCGCCTCCGCGCGGCGCTCGCCGCGGTGGACACGTCCCGCGTGATTGCCGCGGCGGAGCGCCTCCGGCAGGTCGCGCGGGCCGGCGGCCTCGTCCTCATCGCCGGCAACGGCGGCAGCGCCGCCAACGCCTCCCACATGGCCGTCGACCTCGGCAAATCCTCACTGGGCCGGCCGCCGCGCCCGGGCGCCGTGCGGATGCGGACCGTCGCCTTGAGCGACGCCGCCGGCACGCTGACCGCCTGGGCCAACGACGACGCCTACGAGCGGGCGTTTGCGCAGCAGGTGACGACACTCGCCCGGCCGGGCGACGCGGTGGTCCTGCTGTCGGTCAGCGGCCGCTCGCCCAACATCGTGGCGGCGGCACACGCGGCGCGCACGGCGGGCGCCGCTGTCGTCGCGCTGCTCGGCGGCGACGGCGGGACGGTGCGCGCGCTGGCCGATCATCCGATCGTGATCCCCAGCGACGACTATCAGGTGGTCGAGGACGCGCACCTCGCCGTCAACCACATGCTGACGAGCTACCTCCTGATGGCGGCCGGCGCACGACTGCCGCGCCTGAGCCTCGGTGCGCCGGCGTCCCTGCCCCCGGTCCGGCCGCGCGCCGCGCGCCGACGCAGACGCCGTTAG
- a CDS encoding Fur family transcriptional regulator, with protein MAVASSTHPVASNKAGARTAAIAGPDRPAPRLNRGRRGPGRPGTVAANLRVLERQGYRATPQRRAILTSLLGTGRINVPAEDVCRRARALCPTVNLATTYRTLELLGRLGIVRRLTYGDGRAVFCANPRPHYHGTCLRCGAVVDLPRGRVAEVLEREQSELTDPTFGVVSHRIEFYGYCASCRGAVDGGQAGRS; from the coding sequence GTGGCGGTCGCGTCATCGACACATCCGGTCGCGTCCAACAAGGCCGGGGCGCGCACGGCCGCGATCGCCGGGCCTGACCGTCCCGCCCCCCGGCTGAACCGGGGCAGGCGGGGCCCGGGCCGGCCCGGGACCGTGGCCGCGAACCTGCGCGTCCTCGAGCGGCAGGGCTACCGGGCGACCCCGCAGCGGCGCGCGATCCTCACGAGCCTGCTCGGCACGGGGCGCATCAACGTGCCGGCGGAAGACGTCTGCCGGCGCGCCCGCGCGCTGTGTCCTACCGTCAACCTCGCCACGACGTACCGGACGCTCGAGCTCCTGGGCCGCCTCGGAATCGTGCGGCGGCTCACCTACGGGGACGGGCGGGCCGTGTTCTGCGCGAACCCGCGGCCGCACTACCACGGTACGTGCCTGCGCTGCGGGGCGGTCGTGGATCTCCCCCGAGGGCGCGTGGCGGAGGTGCTCGAGCGCGAGCAATCCGAACTGACCGATCCCACCTTCGGGGTGGTCAGCCACCGGATCGAGTTCTACGGATACTGCGCGTCCTGTCGCGGCGCGGTGGACGGCGGGCAGGCGGGCCGCAGCTGA
- a CDS encoding DUF169 domain-containing protein, with translation MTPAEVNAEIEQHVRPQTFPLGIRMLRPGEALPEKVRRPSDLGIKVAICQTFSIARRYGWTLGVGRDDLSCPLAKTAFGFEPVLPYYAEGNLACGMYVETPEAAVRTEAAVPKFALGEYERILIGPLGRAAFEPAVGLVYGNSAQVMRLVAAALYRRGGRLQSSFSARLDCADAVIETMHSGEPQVILPCYGDRIYGQTEDHEMAFAFPWARAGELVAGLRGTQRGGIRYPIPAYLRYTGEFPEKYRRLDAMWDSSEERK, from the coding sequence ATGACGCCGGCAGAGGTCAACGCCGAAATCGAGCAGCATGTCCGTCCGCAGACATTTCCGCTCGGCATCCGGATGCTGCGTCCCGGTGAGGCCCTGCCCGAGAAGGTGCGCCGGCCCTCGGACCTCGGCATCAAGGTGGCGATCTGCCAGACCTTCTCGATCGCGCGCCGCTACGGCTGGACGCTCGGCGTGGGACGAGACGACCTCAGCTGCCCGCTCGCGAAGACGGCCTTCGGCTTCGAGCCGGTCCTTCCGTACTATGCCGAGGGGAACCTCGCGTGCGGCATGTACGTGGAAACTCCGGAGGCGGCCGTGCGGACGGAAGCCGCGGTGCCGAAGTTCGCGCTCGGCGAGTACGAGCGGATCCTGATCGGGCCGCTCGGCCGGGCGGCGTTTGAGCCGGCGGTCGGCCTCGTCTACGGCAACTCCGCGCAGGTCATGCGCCTGGTCGCGGCGGCCCTCTACCGGCGGGGCGGCCGGCTGCAGAGCAGCTTCTCGGCGCGGCTCGACTGTGCCGACGCGGTGATCGAGACGATGCACAGCGGCGAGCCGCAGGTGATCCTGCCCTGCTACGGCGACCGCATCTACGGACAGACCGAGGACCATGAGATGGCATTTGCATTTCCCTGGGCGCGCGCCGGGGAATTGGTGGCCGGCCTGCGCGGCACGCAGCGGGGCGGCATCCGCTACCCCATTCCGGCGTATCTGCGGTACACCGGCGAGTTCCCGGAGAAGTATCGCCGGCTCGACGCGATGTGGGACTCCAGCGAGGAGCGAAAGTGA
- a CDS encoding 2-oxoacid:ferredoxin oxidoreductase subunit beta, whose translation MLDQKLYNSPIKVTWCPGCGDYGILNAVKSALAQLEIHPHEVMFFSGIGCGSKLPDYLNANAFTTIHGRALPIAMGAKLGNHDLHVICVTGDGDGYGIGGNHFMNILRRNPDIVHIAENNMVYGLTKGQYAPTSPRGFQTSTTPEGSIEVAFNPLSTAINGGATFVARGFSGDPKHLAKLIMAAIHHKGYALVDVLQPCVIYNKINTYDFYRERVYKLDESGHDVADRTAAWQKAHEWGDKIPIGILYQTQGEPTYEDQVTELKAGPVAKRTLAPLTAAQADALRREFF comes from the coding sequence ATGCTTGATCAGAAGCTCTACAACAGCCCGATTAAAGTGACGTGGTGCCCCGGCTGCGGGGACTACGGCATTCTCAACGCGGTGAAGAGCGCGCTCGCGCAGCTCGAGATCCATCCGCACGAGGTGATGTTCTTCTCCGGCATCGGGTGCGGCAGCAAGCTGCCGGACTACCTGAACGCCAACGCGTTTACGACGATTCACGGCCGGGCCCTCCCGATCGCCATGGGCGCCAAGCTGGGCAACCACGACCTGCACGTGATCTGCGTCACCGGCGACGGGGACGGCTACGGGATCGGCGGCAACCACTTCATGAACATCCTGCGCCGCAACCCCGATATCGTGCACATCGCCGAGAACAACATGGTCTACGGGCTGACAAAGGGCCAGTACGCGCCGACGAGCCCGCGGGGCTTCCAGACCAGCACGACGCCCGAGGGCAGCATCGAGGTCGCGTTCAACCCGCTCTCCACCGCGATCAACGGCGGTGCGACCTTCGTCGCGCGCGGGTTCTCCGGGGATCCCAAGCACCTCGCCAAGCTGATCATGGCGGCGATTCACCACAAGGGCTACGCGCTCGTGGACGTCCTGCAGCCGTGCGTCATCTACAACAAGATCAACACCTACGACTTCTACCGGGAGCGCGTGTACAAGCTCGACGAGTCCGGACACGATGTGGCTGATCGCACGGCGGCGTGGCAGAAGGCGCACGAGTGGGGGGACAAGATCCCGATCGGGATCCTGTACCAGACGCAGGGCGAGCCCACGTACGAAGACCAGGTGACGGAGCTGAAGGCCGGCCCGGTCGCCAAGCGCACGCTGGCGCCGCTCACGGCGGCGCAGGCCGATGCGCTGCGCCGGGAGTTCTTCTAG